The following proteins come from a genomic window of Pirellula staleyi DSM 6068:
- a CDS encoding thioredoxin family protein: MPLDLFTATAWRIVRQGLIAATLLGLVVCANSAKGVDPNRTADPTRPIAPAGELDAPFDPSAPASEGASQPRFNLPAALPGLAGDGGIAGGLGLGDSSGEHVFFSAKLTAEEGTNRGTISLTADIEQGFHIYSITQPPKGPQKSVIELVPHPQVKLSGRFTPDQEPKLHDTGIFPVLAEEHTGKITWSAPVEFSEGVNPEELTLEISFQGQVCDDIKGSCQNIEPTKVAAKFSGTTQPAESSGVYLPKFGKLKLEGTIEPAVANPGSVITVTIKATPIDGYHVYAYAPVDRPDVIANKPTLIDISRRLGWKMGEVKASSEPIFKKGDAVVGDSYYHEEPITWTTTVAVPMEATFGDFDLVGYIGYQTCLDTSCLQPTGAQFKATVTVSQDSPSGVQKLAFSDYSYAKVAELAKESSELKLAASPSGRDLPINWGTLTPILGLAFLGGLILNLMPCVLPVLGLKILSFAKQGGQSRSKVILLNVAYTAGLLSVFLVLAALVAFANMGWGEQFTQLWFRVTVTAIVFVMSLSFLGVWELPIPGFATSEKASELQSQEGVQGAYYKGIFTTVIATPCSGPFLGTVLGLTLDQPIPAIFMIFTMAGLGMASPYLLVGLFPQLSRVIPKPGAWMETFERLLGFLMLLAAVVQFSTIGAEHYTAALMLMVGLAFACWMIGRVPETATTNQKISSWFTGTAVAATIGFLAFAFLTAPHASEELPWQPYSKASLAQLQSEGKTVLVDFTADWCLTCQYNSRTAINTPKVQELVKKNGVVTLLADWTNPSPEIKDQLTALRKASIPLLVVYPAGKPQDAIVLPDLIFENQVIEALEKAGPSQGESAAAQAVVGSTNHAAR, from the coding sequence ATGCCTTTAGATCTCTTTACTGCCACCGCTTGGCGAATCGTTCGTCAGGGACTTATCGCGGCAACTTTGCTCGGACTGGTAGTTTGCGCAAACTCGGCAAAGGGAGTTGATCCCAACCGGACTGCCGACCCTACCCGTCCGATTGCCCCTGCTGGCGAACTCGATGCGCCGTTCGACCCGAGTGCTCCGGCATCGGAAGGTGCGTCACAGCCAAGGTTTAACTTGCCCGCTGCCCTTCCCGGTCTGGCTGGTGACGGCGGAATCGCTGGTGGTTTGGGGCTTGGCGATAGCAGTGGCGAGCATGTCTTTTTCAGTGCCAAGCTGACAGCCGAGGAAGGAACCAACCGTGGCACCATCTCGCTGACAGCCGACATCGAACAAGGGTTTCACATCTATTCGATCACTCAGCCTCCCAAAGGGCCGCAAAAGTCGGTGATCGAGCTGGTTCCGCATCCGCAAGTCAAGCTCTCAGGACGGTTTACGCCCGATCAGGAACCCAAACTGCACGACACGGGAATCTTCCCGGTGCTGGCCGAGGAACATACGGGCAAAATCACCTGGAGCGCTCCGGTCGAGTTCTCTGAAGGTGTTAATCCTGAGGAACTTACGCTCGAGATTAGTTTCCAGGGCCAAGTTTGCGACGACATCAAAGGAAGCTGCCAAAACATCGAACCGACCAAGGTTGCTGCAAAGTTCAGTGGCACCACTCAGCCCGCTGAATCGTCAGGTGTCTACCTCCCCAAATTTGGCAAACTGAAACTCGAAGGAACGATCGAACCCGCCGTCGCCAACCCTGGCTCGGTCATCACCGTCACGATTAAGGCAACTCCGATCGATGGCTACCACGTTTACGCCTACGCACCCGTCGATCGTCCAGATGTGATTGCGAATAAGCCAACGCTGATCGATATTTCGCGGCGGCTCGGCTGGAAGATGGGAGAGGTCAAAGCCTCGAGCGAGCCAATCTTCAAGAAAGGGGACGCCGTTGTCGGCGACTCGTACTACCACGAAGAGCCGATCACTTGGACCACCACGGTGGCCGTGCCAATGGAAGCCACCTTCGGCGACTTCGATCTGGTGGGCTATATCGGCTATCAAACCTGCCTCGACACCAGTTGTCTGCAGCCAACCGGTGCCCAGTTCAAGGCCACCGTGACCGTGAGCCAGGATTCACCGAGCGGTGTCCAAAAACTCGCCTTCTCGGATTACAGCTACGCCAAAGTCGCCGAGCTTGCCAAAGAGTCGTCCGAGTTGAAACTCGCCGCCTCACCAAGCGGGCGCGATCTGCCGATCAACTGGGGCACACTGACGCCGATCTTGGGACTCGCCTTCTTGGGCGGGCTCATCCTGAACCTGATGCCGTGCGTCTTGCCGGTGCTGGGGCTCAAGATCCTTTCCTTTGCGAAACAAGGTGGTCAAAGCCGCAGCAAAGTCATTCTGCTCAATGTCGCCTATACCGCAGGCCTCTTATCAGTGTTTCTCGTCCTAGCTGCCCTCGTGGCGTTCGCCAACATGGGTTGGGGCGAGCAGTTCACGCAGCTCTGGTTCCGCGTCACCGTCACTGCGATTGTGTTTGTGATGTCGCTCAGCTTTTTGGGTGTATGGGAACTCCCGATTCCCGGTTTTGCAACCTCGGAAAAAGCGAGCGAACTGCAGAGCCAAGAAGGTGTGCAAGGTGCGTATTACAAGGGGATTTTCACCACGGTGATCGCTACCCCTTGCAGCGGACCGTTCCTCGGAACGGTGCTGGGGCTGACGCTCGATCAGCCGATCCCCGCGATCTTTATGATCTTCACGATGGCCGGTCTCGGCATGGCTTCCCCTTATTTGCTCGTGGGTCTATTCCCACAACTTTCGCGAGTGATTCCTAAGCCTGGCGCTTGGATGGAAACGTTCGAGCGTCTACTCGGCTTCCTGATGCTGCTGGCTGCTGTGGTGCAATTCTCCACGATCGGCGCCGAGCACTACACCGCTGCCCTGATGCTGATGGTCGGACTCGCTTTTGCCTGCTGGATGATCGGCCGCGTCCCCGAAACGGCCACCACCAATCAGAAAATCAGTAGCTGGTTTACCGGAACCGCTGTGGCAGCCACGATTGGCTTTCTCGCCTTCGCCTTCCTGACAGCTCCGCACGCAAGTGAAGAATTGCCGTGGCAGCCATACTCCAAAGCGAGCCTCGCGCAGCTGCAGAGTGAGGGTAAAACGGTGCTCGTCGATTTCACGGCCGATTGGTGCCTCACCTGCCAGTACAACTCGCGCACCGCGATCAACACCCCCAAGGTGCAAGAGTTGGTGAAGAAGAACGGCGTCGTGACGCTGCTGGCCGACTGGACGAATCCCTCGCCCGAAATCAAAGACCAGCTGACTGCCCTTCGCAAAGCTTCGATTCCGCTGCTGGTGGTTTACCCTGCCGGAAAACCGCAAGACGCGATCGTCCTGCCCGACCTGATTTTCGAGAACCAGGTGATCGAAGCCCTGGAAAAAGCGGGTCCTTCGCAGGGAGAGAGTGCCGCCGCACAAGCGGTGGTGGGGTCGACGAATCACGCCGCACGCTAG
- a CDS encoding DMT family transporter, whose amino-acid sequence MNFPPTVDDRTLARARMMAFVAAVLWSTSGFFAKTAYLADWAPERLCFWRAVFATLILLPLVRAPKFSWLLLPLGISFSLMTTTFLTAMKWGTAANAIWLQCTGPVWMLLVGVLFLGERLRRADVLQMCFAGAGIAVILWFEAQGESLAAVAIALSSGVCYAVVVLILRQLRDFDGTWLIAVCHLTNAIVLAPFALWNQPLPEGMQWPLLIAFGMLQLGLSYVLFARSLRSIPGHEAALIALVEPILVPVWGYLTDGNAPAWWTIVGAALILVGLATTVLRSKPIPPTKVPMAAEVPLASSDKPL is encoded by the coding sequence ATGAACTTTCCCCCCACTGTCGACGACCGGACCTTAGCCCGCGCGCGGATGATGGCGTTTGTCGCGGCTGTGCTCTGGAGCACCAGCGGCTTTTTCGCCAAAACTGCATACCTCGCCGATTGGGCTCCGGAGCGACTCTGCTTTTGGCGGGCTGTGTTCGCGACCCTCATTCTGTTGCCCTTGGTGCGAGCCCCCAAGTTCAGCTGGCTGCTGTTGCCGCTGGGGATCTCGTTCTCGCTGATGACCACCACATTCCTCACCGCCATGAAATGGGGAACCGCGGCCAACGCCATTTGGCTGCAATGCACCGGCCCCGTCTGGATGCTGCTGGTGGGGGTGCTGTTCCTTGGCGAACGACTCCGCCGCGCCGACGTACTGCAAATGTGCTTTGCCGGCGCTGGAATCGCCGTGATCTTGTGGTTTGAGGCCCAAGGAGAATCGCTCGCAGCGGTGGCGATCGCTCTCTCGTCGGGCGTTTGCTACGCCGTAGTGGTGCTGATTCTGCGCCAGCTGCGCGACTTCGACGGCACTTGGCTGATCGCCGTTTGCCACCTCACCAACGCGATCGTCCTCGCGCCGTTTGCCCTCTGGAATCAGCCGCTCCCCGAGGGAATGCAGTGGCCGCTGCTGATCGCCTTTGGAATGCTTCAGCTGGGTCTTTCCTACGTCCTCTTCGCCCGCTCGCTCCGCTCGATCCCGGGTCACGAGGCGGCTCTCATCGCGCTCGTCGAACCAATCTTGGTCCCTGTCTGGGGCTATCTCACCGACGGCAACGCCCCCGCCTGGTGGACCATCGTCGGCGCCGCGCTGATTCTCGTCGGCCTCGCCACCACCGTCCTCCGCAGCAAACCCATCCCACCCACCAAAGTCCCCATGGCCGCCGAAGTGCCCCTCGCCAGTAGTGACAAGCCGCTTTGA
- the purH gene encoding bifunctional phosphoribosylaminoimidazolecarboxamide formyltransferase/IMP cyclohydrolase: MYAPPVRRAIISVSDKTGLASFAKGLVACGVEIYSTGGTRKHLIDHGVAARDVAEYTQFPEMLDGRVKTLHPKIFGGILVRHDQPEDLELIAEHGIVTMELVVVNLYPFQETIAREGVTREEAIEQIDIGGPSLVRAAAKNHAFTSIVTSAEQYGEVLGEIRAHGATSLELRRKLAGRAFAKTADYDTAIAAYFAKQEGDDSIFPKQLALTFDRQTELRYGENSHQRGAVYQTRGSSGPSLVTAKQLNGKELSYNNLLDLDSALAIVRGIEMPAVTVIKHNNPCGAATGDSISLACSKALAGDPQSAFGGVLGFNRVLDIATAELLSTPGLFIEAIVAPDFHPAAVEILRTRPKWKANVRLLSVGPLDRPPTAISYRQIEGGMLVQEADVGRDLPSDWKVVTTTTPPPEVTRDLAFGWEMVRHVKSNAIVVVKDTMLLGCGAGQMSRVDSVEISLTKAGERSTGAVLASDAFFPFADSIERAAKAGIIAIIQPGGSVRDEEVIAACNQHNIAMIFTGRRHFKH, from the coding sequence ATGTACGCTCCCCCTGTCCGCCGTGCGATCATTAGTGTCAGCGACAAAACCGGCCTGGCTTCGTTTGCCAAAGGGCTCGTCGCCTGTGGAGTCGAAATCTATAGCACCGGTGGAACGCGCAAGCACCTGATCGATCATGGTGTCGCAGCGCGCGACGTGGCTGAGTACACCCAGTTTCCCGAAATGCTCGATGGCCGTGTAAAAACGCTCCATCCCAAAATCTTCGGTGGGATTTTGGTCCGTCACGATCAGCCGGAAGATCTCGAACTGATCGCCGAGCATGGAATCGTGACGATGGAACTGGTGGTGGTAAATCTCTACCCGTTCCAGGAGACAATTGCTCGCGAAGGGGTGACGCGCGAAGAGGCGATCGAGCAGATCGACATCGGTGGGCCGAGCCTCGTCCGCGCTGCTGCCAAGAACCACGCCTTCACCAGCATCGTCACCTCGGCCGAGCAGTACGGCGAAGTGCTGGGCGAAATCCGGGCGCACGGTGCGACGTCGCTCGAGCTGCGACGTAAACTCGCGGGCCGAGCGTTTGCCAAAACAGCCGACTACGACACCGCCATTGCCGCCTACTTTGCCAAGCAAGAAGGGGACGATTCGATCTTCCCCAAGCAGCTGGCATTGACCTTCGATCGTCAAACAGAACTGCGTTACGGCGAGAACTCGCACCAGCGTGGCGCCGTCTATCAAACACGCGGCAGCAGCGGCCCGAGTCTCGTGACCGCGAAGCAGCTTAACGGCAAAGAGCTGTCGTACAACAACCTGCTCGATCTCGATAGCGCGCTGGCCATTGTGCGCGGCATCGAGATGCCTGCCGTCACCGTCATCAAGCACAACAATCCGTGCGGCGCAGCCACGGGCGACAGCATCTCGCTTGCCTGCAGCAAAGCGCTCGCCGGTGATCCGCAGAGTGCCTTTGGTGGAGTGCTCGGTTTCAATCGCGTTCTCGACATCGCGACCGCCGAACTCCTGAGCACGCCGGGGCTGTTTATCGAAGCGATCGTCGCCCCCGATTTTCACCCAGCCGCGGTGGAAATCCTCCGTACACGTCCGAAGTGGAAAGCGAACGTTCGGCTCTTAAGCGTCGGCCCGCTCGATCGCCCCCCCACCGCCATCAGCTACCGTCAGATCGAGGGTGGCATGCTGGTGCAGGAAGCCGACGTTGGTCGCGATCTGCCGAGCGACTGGAAAGTGGTCACCACCACAACGCCACCTCCTGAAGTCACGCGCGACCTCGCCTTTGGCTGGGAGATGGTCCGCCACGTGAAGAGCAACGCCATCGTCGTCGTGAAAGACACCATGCTTCTCGGGTGTGGTGCCGGCCAGATGAGCCGCGTCGACTCGGTCGAGATTTCCCTCACCAAAGCGGGCGAACGATCGACCGGCGCTGTCCTCGCCAGCGATGCTTTCTTCCCTTTTGCCGACTCAATCGAGCGTGCCGCCAAAGCGGGCATCATCGCCATCATTCAGCCCGGCGGCAGCGTCCGCGACGAAGAAGTGATCGCCGCCTGCAATCAGCACAACATCGCCATGATCTTCACCGGCCGCCGCCACTTCAAACACTAA
- a CDS encoding PEGA domain-containing protein: protein MEESGSAGRIRSCSTRGPQLSLNSRRDFPPQPATIFMTTQTHSPEARRTSSPTGRWSVIGLLVVLCLFSTGCVRRRLTVRTFPPGAQVFVDDQEVGVTPCSTNFIYYGTRKLTIIKDGYRTETLYQEISPPWYQIPPLDFAAENLTTREFRDERIVDVTLVPQEVVPPEQLQSRAQSLRDQVRGGGVTSLPPGAAAAAEQSQPPKIGLPGDGLPGGEPQLYLPDGVSAPPPSAGMRPGSGETYISPPTGFTPAPADSGFTPPLPPNPYLPPQ from the coding sequence ATGGAGGAGTCAGGATCAGCAGGCAGGATCAGAAGTTGCTCTACACGCGGCCCGCAGCTCTCGCTAAACTCCCGCCGCGATTTTCCCCCACAACCAGCCACGATTTTCATGACCACGCAGACACATTCACCCGAAGCACGCCGCACTTCCAGCCCCACGGGCCGGTGGTCTGTGATTGGGTTGCTTGTAGTGCTCTGTTTGTTCTCGACAGGCTGCGTTCGTCGTCGATTAACAGTCCGCACTTTTCCTCCGGGTGCTCAGGTGTTTGTTGACGACCAAGAGGTAGGGGTTACGCCGTGCTCGACCAATTTCATCTATTACGGCACGCGTAAGCTCACGATCATCAAAGATGGCTATCGCACCGAAACGCTATACCAAGAGATTTCGCCGCCGTGGTACCAAATTCCGCCACTCGATTTCGCGGCCGAGAATCTCACGACACGTGAGTTCCGCGATGAGCGGATCGTCGATGTCACCCTCGTGCCGCAGGAAGTGGTTCCCCCAGAACAACTTCAGTCGCGTGCACAATCGCTGCGCGATCAAGTTCGCGGTGGTGGTGTGACCAGCTTGCCACCGGGTGCCGCAGCCGCTGCTGAGCAGAGCCAGCCACCGAAAATCGGACTTCCTGGCGATGGTTTGCCGGGAGGCGAGCCGCAGCTTTACCTGCCCGATGGTGTTTCGGCTCCACCTCCAAGCGCTGGGATGCGTCCCGGATCGGGCGAGACGTACATCAGCCCGCCAACAGGGTTTACGCCTGCTCCGGCCGATTCCGGATTCACGCCGCCACTGCCGCCGAATCCCTACCTGCCGCCGCAGTAG